The following are encoded in a window of Amblyraja radiata isolate CabotCenter1 chromosome 7, sAmbRad1.1.pri, whole genome shotgun sequence genomic DNA:
- the rprm gene encoding protein reprimo — MNSTLVNETASLVYTNRSDTLDAIIRCCGNNFSSVVTGEGFVLTAPDERNLYTMRVVQIAVMCVLSLTVVFGIFFLGCNLLIKSEGMINFLVKDRRPSKEVEAIIVGPY, encoded by the coding sequence ATGAATTCAACGCTGGTGAATGAGACCGCCAGCCTTGTGTACACGAACCGTAGCGACACCTTGGATGCCATCATTAGATGCTGTGGCAACAACTTCTCCTCGGTGGTGACTGGCGAAGGCTTCGTGTTGACCGCTCCGGACGAGAGAAACCTCTATACCATGAGAGTGGTCCAGATCGCAGTGATGTGCGTCCTGTCTCTCACCGTCGTTTTCGGGATCTTTTTCCTCGGTTGTAATCTGCTGATCAAATCAGAGGGCATGATTAACTTTTTAGTCAAGGATAGAAGACCTTCCAAAGAGGTGGAAGCCATCATTGTCGGTCCATATTAA